From a single Pelmatolapia mariae isolate MD_Pm_ZW linkage group LG20, Pm_UMD_F_2, whole genome shotgun sequence genomic region:
- the zgc:113363 gene encoding uncharacterized protein zgc:113363 isoform X2, which produces MDVTSHSTASNVTEGGENKSENQSECIVIQPTANGTLPHHSTDEAPPPASHRSDADSSDDCSTDGSSTNDVSRLLPAQPSSSPWKQKGVDSSSSTSPPPVCTPPSSSMKSPPPPPASRSSTSNRHHHHHHHQSTKQKRLSSTKSQASSKTDAAHIKEVAGDAVHLQHGGLLISAEHARADEPSHSSQHQPLCFLPTDSQQDDRVIAAPSGHQIC; this is translated from the exons AtggatgtgacatcacattctACTGCATCTAACGTCACTGAAGGCGGAGAAAACAAGTCGGAAAACCAGTCAGAATGCATCGTGATCCAACCGACAGCCAACGGGACGCTCCCGCATCACAGCACAG ATGAAGCTCCTCCCCCTGCCTCTCATAGGTCAGACGCTGACAGCAGTGATGACTGTTCGACAGACGGCTCCTCCACCAATGACGTCTCTCGACTCCTGCCCGCTCAGCCCTCGTCGTCACCGTGGAAACAGAAAG GTGTGGACAGCTCATCGTCAACATCCCCTCCCCCCGTCTGCACTCCTCCATCTTCCTCTATGaaatctcctcctcctccacctgccTCTCGGTCGTCCACCTCTAAcagacatcatcatcatcaccaccatcagaGCACCAAGCAGAAGCGTTTATCCTCCACTAAAAGCCAAGCCTCCTCCAAGACAGACGCCGCCCACATTAAGGAGGTCGCTGGAGATG CCGTGCACCTTCAGCATGGAGGTTTGCTTATCTCTGCAGAGCACGCACGGGCCGATGAACCCTCCCACTCCTCCCAGCATCAGCCGCTCTGCTTTCTACCAACCGACTCCCAGCAGGATGACAGGGTGATAGCAGCGCCCAGTGGTCATCAGATCTGTTAG
- the zgc:113363 gene encoding uncharacterized protein zgc:113363 isoform X4 has protein sequence MDVTSHSTASNVTEGGENKSENQSECIVIQPTANGTLPHHSTDEAPPPASHRSDADSSDDCSTDGSSTNDVSRLLPAQPSSSPWKQKGVDSSSSTSPPPVCTPPSSSMKSPPPPPASRSSTSNRHHHHHHHQSTKQKRLSSTKSQASSKTDAAHIKEVAGDEHARADEPSHSSQHQPLCFLPTDSQQDDRVIAAPSGHQIC, from the exons AtggatgtgacatcacattctACTGCATCTAACGTCACTGAAGGCGGAGAAAACAAGTCGGAAAACCAGTCAGAATGCATCGTGATCCAACCGACAGCCAACGGGACGCTCCCGCATCACAGCACAG ATGAAGCTCCTCCCCCTGCCTCTCATAGGTCAGACGCTGACAGCAGTGATGACTGTTCGACAGACGGCTCCTCCACCAATGACGTCTCTCGACTCCTGCCCGCTCAGCCCTCGTCGTCACCGTGGAAACAGAAAG GTGTGGACAGCTCATCGTCAACATCCCCTCCCCCCGTCTGCACTCCTCCATCTTCCTCTATGaaatctcctcctcctccacctgccTCTCGGTCGTCCACCTCTAAcagacatcatcatcatcaccaccatcagaGCACCAAGCAGAAGCGTTTATCCTCCACTAAAAGCCAAGCCTCCTCCAAGACAGACGCCGCCCACATTAAGGAGGTCGCTGGAGATG AGCACGCACGGGCCGATGAACCCTCCCACTCCTCCCAGCATCAGCCGCTCTGCTTTCTACCAACCGACTCCCAGCAGGATGACAGGGTGATAGCAGCGCCCAGTGGTCATCAGATCTGTTAG
- the zgc:113363 gene encoding myoD family inhibitor isoform X1 has translation MDVTSHSTASNVTEGGENKSENQSECIVIQPTANGTLPHHSTDEAPPPASHRSDADSSDDCSTDGSSTNDVSRLLPAQPSSSPWKQKGVDSSSSTSPPPVCTPPSSSMKSPPPPPASRSSTSNRHHHHHHHQSTKQKRLSSTKSQASSKTDAAHIKEVAGDDCCAHCLLACLFCELLSMCSAVGDCLVCGMGGAGCCDAAAGGCCCCCVEAAGEAACTEEACQAVLDCGIIENCCGSSDCLEICLECCSICFPT, from the exons AtggatgtgacatcacattctACTGCATCTAACGTCACTGAAGGCGGAGAAAACAAGTCGGAAAACCAGTCAGAATGCATCGTGATCCAACCGACAGCCAACGGGACGCTCCCGCATCACAGCACAG ATGAAGCTCCTCCCCCTGCCTCTCATAGGTCAGACGCTGACAGCAGTGATGACTGTTCGACAGACGGCTCCTCCACCAATGACGTCTCTCGACTCCTGCCCGCTCAGCCCTCGTCGTCACCGTGGAAACAGAAAG GTGTGGACAGCTCATCGTCAACATCCCCTCCCCCCGTCTGCACTCCTCCATCTTCCTCTATGaaatctcctcctcctccacctgccTCTCGGTCGTCCACCTCTAAcagacatcatcatcatcaccaccatcagaGCACCAAGCAGAAGCGTTTATCCTCCACTAAAAGCCAAGCCTCCTCCAAGACAGACGCCGCCCACATTAAGGAGGTCGCTGGAGATG ACTGTTGCGCTCACTGTCTCCTCGCCTGTCTCTTCTGCGAGCTGCTGTCCATGTGTTCGGCTGTGGGGGACTGTCTGGTGTGTGGAATGGGCGGGGCCGGGTGCTGCGACGCTGCTGCTGGcggttgctgctgctgctgcgtggAGGCCGCAGGGGAGGCAGCATGCACCGAGGAGGCGTGTCAGGCAGTGTTGGATTGTGGGATAATTGAAAATTGCTGCGGCTCATCCGACTGCTTGGAGATCTGTTTAGAGTGCTGCTCCATCTGCTTCCCAACGtag
- the zgc:113363 gene encoding myoD family inhibitor isoform X3 has protein sequence MERLPVNDRLRSDADSSDDCSTDGSSTNDVSRLLPAQPSSSPWKQKGVDSSSSTSPPPVCTPPSSSMKSPPPPPASRSSTSNRHHHHHHHQSTKQKRLSSTKSQASSKTDAAHIKEVAGDDCCAHCLLACLFCELLSMCSAVGDCLVCGMGGAGCCDAAAGGCCCCCVEAAGEAACTEEACQAVLDCGIIENCCGSSDCLEICLECCSICFPT, from the exons ATGGAAAGACTTCCTGTGAATGACAGGTTGAG GTCAGACGCTGACAGCAGTGATGACTGTTCGACAGACGGCTCCTCCACCAATGACGTCTCTCGACTCCTGCCCGCTCAGCCCTCGTCGTCACCGTGGAAACAGAAAG GTGTGGACAGCTCATCGTCAACATCCCCTCCCCCCGTCTGCACTCCTCCATCTTCCTCTATGaaatctcctcctcctccacctgccTCTCGGTCGTCCACCTCTAAcagacatcatcatcatcaccaccatcagaGCACCAAGCAGAAGCGTTTATCCTCCACTAAAAGCCAAGCCTCCTCCAAGACAGACGCCGCCCACATTAAGGAGGTCGCTGGAGATG ACTGTTGCGCTCACTGTCTCCTCGCCTGTCTCTTCTGCGAGCTGCTGTCCATGTGTTCGGCTGTGGGGGACTGTCTGGTGTGTGGAATGGGCGGGGCCGGGTGCTGCGACGCTGCTGCTGGcggttgctgctgctgctgcgtggAGGCCGCAGGGGAGGCAGCATGCACCGAGGAGGCGTGTCAGGCAGTGTTGGATTGTGGGATAATTGAAAATTGCTGCGGCTCATCCGACTGCTTGGAGATCTGTTTAGAGTGCTGCTCCATCTGCTTCCCAACGtag